One genomic segment of Dehalogenimonas alkenigignens includes these proteins:
- a CDS encoding YtxH domain-containing protein: MEKGTLNGLVVGMVVGAAIGAGLGLLYAPQSGRKTRRDIQKQVEDIKEKAEDLGQNVKGRAEELSHTVKDRTGDFTHSLKKRAEDAGTAFTETAEKYRRKMMDSIT; the protein is encoded by the coding sequence ATGGAAAAAGGAACATTGAACGGACTGGTGGTGGGGATGGTAGTCGGAGCCGCCATCGGCGCCGGGTTGGGGCTTCTATACGCCCCTCAATCGGGACGAAAAACCAGGCGTGATATTCAAAAGCAGGTTGAAGACATTAAAGAAAAAGCTGAGGACCTGGGGCAGAACGTGAAAGGGCGGGCAGAGGAATTAAGCCATACGGTCAAGGATCGAACCGGCGATTTCACCCACTCGCTCAAAAAGCGGGCTGAGGACGCCGGGACAGCCTTTACCGAGACCGCGGAGAAGTATCGGCGGAAGATGATGGACTCCATCACCTGA
- a CDS encoding nitrous oxide-stimulated promoter family protein, producing the protein MQINTLFDRSHHRLKREALTVRTMIAMYCRDRHPGDDLCIECRGLEKYALDRLRHCPFGEGKTVCALCPVHCYRPVMRQKVREVMRYAGPRMMTRHPLMAVSHLIDKRRKEPLKALNPSA; encoded by the coding sequence ATGCAGATAAATACCCTGTTTGATCGTTCCCACCACCGCCTGAAGCGGGAAGCCCTGACTGTGCGGACGATGATCGCGATGTACTGCCGGGATCGACATCCTGGTGATGACCTCTGCATCGAATGCCGTGGCCTGGAAAAATATGCTCTTGATAGGCTCCGTCATTGCCCGTTCGGTGAAGGGAAGACGGTTTGTGCCCTGTGCCCGGTCCATTGCTACAGGCCGGTAATGCGACAAAAGGTGCGCGAGGTGATGCGCTACGCCGGACCGCGGATGATGACCCGCCACCCGCTCATGGCAGTCTCTCATCTGATCGATAAAAGGCGCAAGGAACCATTAAAAGCCCTGAATCCCAGCGCTTAG
- a CDS encoding GNAT family N-acetyltransferase yields MTAELIIETTRLRLTRLTIRDAGAVFAYRSLPEICRFQSFRPAAVADAAAFIAGTADRPDIPGTWFQLGIFLREGQVLIGDIGVHFLPRGEAELGYTVTPSFQKRGYAAEAATAVISWLFRSPNRSCISCTIDPDNAPSLRLAKRLGLKPAGKSVHQELIFKVERGEWSARGVPV; encoded by the coding sequence GTGACAGCCGAGCTTATCATCGAAACCACCCGGCTCAGGCTAACACGCCTGACAATCAGAGACGCCGGGGCGGTGTTCGCCTATCGATCGCTGCCTGAGATCTGCCGCTTCCAGTCTTTTCGCCCAGCCGCCGTCGCCGATGCCGCGGCATTTATCGCCGGTACAGCCGACAGGCCAGATATCCCCGGCACCTGGTTTCAACTGGGCATATTCCTCCGCGAAGGCCAGGTACTGATCGGCGATATCGGTGTCCACTTTCTGCCCCGGGGCGAAGCCGAGCTGGGCTACACCGTGACCCCGTCTTTTCAGAAACGAGGTTATGCCGCCGAAGCCGCAACCGCGGTGATCAGCTGGCTTTTCAGATCGCCGAACCGGAGCTGTATATCCTGTACCATTGACCCAGACAACGCGCCATCGCTCAGACTGGCAAAAAGGCTCGGCCTGAAGCCAGCCGGTAAAAGCGTTCACCAGGAACTCATTTTCAAGGTCGAGCGGGGAGAATGGTCCGCCCGGGGAGTGCCGGTCTAA
- a CDS encoding PDZ domain-containing protein yields MPVTDIDGNLVVGFDPEQLEHYLAQARNAAAPPFGASVADARKITASRGLPAVSGAYIGAVKPGLPAAAAGLKPGDIITRIDTATVSSAADLDQALSGLEKGARIRITFVRDGSPRQAEGML; encoded by the coding sequence GTGCCGGTGACCGACATAGACGGCAATCTGGTGGTCGGTTTCGACCCGGAGCAACTGGAGCACTACCTGGCCCAGGCCCGCAACGCCGCCGCTCCTCCATTCGGAGCCTCGGTGGCCGACGCCCGCAAGATCACTGCCTCCCGCGGCCTGCCGGCCGTTTCCGGTGCCTATATCGGGGCGGTCAAACCCGGTTTACCGGCCGCCGCTGCCGGGTTGAAACCCGGCGACATTATCACCCGCATCGACACTGCGACAGTATCCAGCGCGGCCGACCTCGACCAGGCTCTGTCCGGGCTGGAAAAGGGCGCCCGCATCCGCATCACCTTCGTCCGGGACGGCTCGCCGCGCCAGGCAGAGGGGATGCTGTAG
- a CDS encoding indolepyruvate oxidoreductase subunit beta — MKTQNILIVGVGGQGVVLASNLLAEAALAAGYDVKKTDTLGMAQRGGSVVSHLRFGEQVASPLIPAGGADVLIAFEKLEAIRWGHFLKTDGAAVVNDLAMPPLSVTLGSDVYPCDAEIVAALERFTPEVHLVPGTAAASRLGNAKMVNTVLLGYASKFLPIEAEKLASTIEAGLPPKLRQPNLVAFETGRSMYLR; from the coding sequence GTGAAGACCCAGAACATCCTCATCGTCGGCGTCGGCGGTCAGGGAGTGGTACTGGCGTCGAACCTGCTGGCCGAGGCCGCCCTGGCAGCCGGCTACGACGTCAAGAAGACCGACACCCTGGGCATGGCCCAGCGGGGCGGTTCGGTGGTTTCCCACCTGCGATTCGGTGAACAAGTCGCCTCGCCGCTCATTCCCGCGGGCGGGGCTGATGTGCTGATCGCCTTCGAGAAACTGGAGGCAATCCGCTGGGGCCACTTCTTGAAAACCGATGGCGCGGCCGTGGTCAACGACCTGGCTATGCCGCCGCTGTCGGTCACTCTGGGCAGCGATGTTTACCCCTGTGACGCCGAGATCGTCGCGGCGCTGGAGCGGTTCACCCCGGAAGTGCACCTGGTGCCCGGCACAGCCGCAGCATCCCGCCTGGGCAACGCCAAGATGGTTAATACAGTACTGCTGGGCTATGCGTCAAAATTCCTACCCATCGAAGCCGAGAAGCTGGCGTCAACCATCGAAGCGGGGCTGCCGCCGAAGCTGCGGCAGCCCAATCTGGTTGCTTTTGAAACCGGCCGCAGCATGTATCTCAGATAA